Proteins encoded by one window of Arabidopsis thaliana chromosome 2, partial sequence:
- a CDS encoding TTF-type zinc finger protein with HAT dimerization domain-containing protein (TTF-type zinc finger protein with HAT dimerisation domain; FUNCTIONS IN: protein dimerization activity; INVOLVED IN: biological_process unknown; LOCATED IN: cellular_component unknown; CONTAINS InterPro DOMAIN/s: HAT dimerisation (InterPro:IPR008906), Zinc finger, TTF-type (InterPro:IPR006580); BEST Arabidopsis thaliana protein match is: TTF-type zinc finger protein with HAT dimerisation domain (TAIR:AT1G19260.1); Has 996 Blast hits to 824 proteins in 50 species: Archae - 0; Bacteria - 0; Metazoa - 471; Fungi - 1; Plants - 524; Viruses - 0; Other Eukaryotes - 0 (source: NCBI BLink).) produces the protein MRRFNPDWFDLYSGWLEYSVKKDKAYCLGCYLFRDYLENKSGSDTFATKGFDTWKNPQSLREHVGLVNSFHNNALKRADCLMRQGQSIVHAFYKQDDIVKGEYRIRLNASIDCCRYLVRQGLTFRGHDESVDSANRGNFLELVKYTAGQNEVVSKVVLENAPKNNQMVCPKIQRDIVHCFVEEVIRSIIQEVDHDVFCLMVDESADIFDKEQMVVVFRFVDKHATVKERFIGLIHVKETFSAFLKCAIDSLFAKHGLSIKQIRGQDYDGASNMKGEFNGLRYLILRENSSAYYIHCFAHQLQLVVVAVAKKHFEIGDFFDMISVLINVVEASCKRKDRVRDEFRKKLEEGINQVALQRKDQDILNAMSLVKSTKQHLFNLRDDGWDSFLNEVFLLEYNDCFDEVNTELLGCVASLSPTDLFREFDQLKVMRLAEFYPQDFTRVDWRSLEHQLGLYIDNIREDDRFANLKSLGDLARVMIETRKHLSHPQVYRLLKVVLTLPIATATVERCFSATVVKTTLRNRISDQFLNDYVVCLVKRELFDTVINKVVIKRFQSMENRMIAL, from the exons atgagacGATTTAATCCAGACTGGTTTGATCTCTATAGTGGTTGGTTGGAATACAGTGTAAAAAAGGATAAAGCTTACTGTTTGGGTTGCTACTTGTTTAGAGATTAccttgaaaataaaagtggAAGTGATACGTTTGCGACGAAAGGTTTCGatacttggaaaaatcctcAGAGTTTACGCGAACACGTGGGATTGGTGAATAGCTTTCACAATAATGCATTAAAAAGGGCTGATTGTTTGATGAGGCAAGGTCAATCAATTGTTCATGCTTTTTATAAGCAAGATGACATAGTAAAAGGAGAATACAGAATCAGACTGAACGCTTCAATTGATTGTTGTAGATATTTAGTACGACAAGGATTAACTTTTCGAGGCCATGATGAGTCAGTGGATTCAGCAAACAGGGGGAATTTCTTAGAGCTTGTGAAATATACTGCAGGGCAAAATGAGGTTGTAAGTAAAGTTGTGTTGGAGAATGCTCCAAAGAATAATCAGATGGTATGTCCCAAAATTCAAAGAGATATAGTGCATTGCTTTGTAGAGGAAGTGATTAGATCTATAATTCAAGAAGTTGATCATGATGTATTTTGCTTGATGGTGGATGAATCTGCagatatttttgataaagaacAAATGGTAGTGGTTTTTCGTTTTGTTGATAAACATGCGACAGTGAAAGAAAGATTTATTGGTCTTATCCATGTTAAGGAAACATTTTCTGCATTTCTGAAATGTGCTATTGATTCATTGTTTGCTAAACATGGATTGAGTATAAAACAGATAAGAGGACAAGACTATGATGGTGCAAGTAATATGAAAGGTGAATTCAATGGGTTGAGATATCtaattttgagagaaaatagTTCTGCATATTATATCCACTGCTTTGCGCATCAGCTTCAGTTAGTCGTCGTGGCAGTTgctaaaaaacattttgaaattggAGATTTCTTTGATATGATTTCTGTCTTGATAAATGTGGTTGAAGCTTCTTGTAAGAGAAAGGATAGGGTTCGAGATGAATTTCGGAAAAAGCTGGAGGAAGGAATCAATCAAG TGGCTCTACAAAGGAAAGACCAAGACATTCTGAATGCTATGTCACTAGTGAAATCCACCAAGCAACATTTATTCAATCTCAGAGATGATGGATGGGATTCTTTTCTTAAtgaagtttttcttctt GAGTATAATGATTGTTTCGATGAGGTAAACACCGAATTACTTGGTTGTGTTGCTTCTTTAAGCCCTACTGATTTGTTTCGTGAGTTTGATCAGTTAAAAGTTATGAGATTGGCTGAATTTTATCCACAAGATTTTACTCGTGTTGATTGGAGATCACTCGAGCATCAGCTTGGTCTTTACATTGACAATATTCGGGAAGATGACAGATTTGCTAATTTGAAGAGTCTAGGAGATCTTGCACGTGTTATGATCGAGACAAGGAAACACCTTTCGCATCCTCAGGTTTATCGACTTTTGAAGGTAGTTTTGACTTTACCTATAGCCACTGCTACTGTTGAAAGATGCTTCTCTGCTACTGTTGTGAAGACTACTTTGCGCAACCGTATAAGTGATCAGTTTCTAAACGACTATGTGGTTTGTTTAGTTAAAAGAGAACTATTTGATACGGTGATAAATAAGGTAGTGATCAAAAGATTTCAGAGTATGGAAAATCGTATGATAGCtctatag
- a CDS encoding TTF-type zinc finger protein with HAT dimerization domain-containing protein (TTF-type zinc finger protein with HAT dimerisation domain; FUNCTIONS IN: protein dimerization activity; INVOLVED IN: biological_process unknown; LOCATED IN: cellular_component unknown; CONTAINS InterPro DOMAIN/s: HAT dimerisation (InterPro:IPR008906), Zinc finger, TTF-type (InterPro:IPR006580); BEST Arabidopsis thaliana protein match is: TTF-type zinc finger protein with HAT dimerisation domain (TAIR:AT1G19260.1); Has 893 Blast hits to 827 proteins in 49 species: Archae - 0; Bacteria - 0; Metazoa - 475; Fungi - 1; Plants - 417; Viruses - 0; Other Eukaryotes - 0 (source: NCBI BLink).) — MRRFNPDWFDLYSGWLEYSVKKDKAYCLGCYLFRDYLENKSGSDTFATKGFDTWKNPQSLREHVGLVNSFHNNALKRADCLMRQGQSIVHAFYKQDDIVKGEYRIRLNASIDCCRYLVRQGLTFRGHDESVDSANRGNFLELVKYTAGQNEVVSKVVLENAPKNNQMVCPKIQRDIVHCFVEEVIRSIIQEVDHDVFCLMVDESADIFDKEQMVVVFRFVDKHATVKERFIGLIHVKETFSAFLKCAIDSLFAKHGLSIKQIRGQDYDGASNMKGEFNGLRYLILRENSSAYYIHCFAHQLQLVVVAVAKKHFEIGDFFDMISVLINVVEASCKRKDRVRDEFRKKLEEGINQVDLFSFIIKMLEWIEDDGTDSTKRRQANVALQRKDQDILNAMSLVKSTKQHLFNLRDDGWDSFLNEVFLLEYNDCFDEVNTELLGCVASLSPTDLFREFDQLKVMRLAEFYPQDFTRVDWRSLEHQLGLYIDNIREDDRFANLKSLGDLARVMIETRKHLSHPQVYRLLKVVLTLPIATATVERCFSATVVKTTLRNRISDQFLNDYVVCLVKRELFDTVINKVVIKRFQSMENRMIAL; from the exons atgagacGATTTAATCCAGACTGGTTTGATCTCTATAGTGGTTGGTTGGAATACAGTGTAAAAAAGGATAAAGCTTACTGTTTGGGTTGCTACTTGTTTAGAGATTAccttgaaaataaaagtggAAGTGATACGTTTGCGACGAAAGGTTTCGatacttggaaaaatcctcAGAGTTTACGCGAACACGTGGGATTGGTGAATAGCTTTCACAATAATGCATTAAAAAGGGCTGATTGTTTGATGAGGCAAGGTCAATCAATTGTTCATGCTTTTTATAAGCAAGATGACATAGTAAAAGGAGAATACAGAATCAGACTGAACGCTTCAATTGATTGTTGTAGATATTTAGTACGACAAGGATTAACTTTTCGAGGCCATGATGAGTCAGTGGATTCAGCAAACAGGGGGAATTTCTTAGAGCTTGTGAAATATACTGCAGGGCAAAATGAGGTTGTAAGTAAAGTTGTGTTGGAGAATGCTCCAAAGAATAATCAGATGGTATGTCCCAAAATTCAAAGAGATATAGTGCATTGCTTTGTAGAGGAAGTGATTAGATCTATAATTCAAGAAGTTGATCATGATGTATTTTGCTTGATGGTGGATGAATCTGCagatatttttgataaagaacAAATGGTAGTGGTTTTTCGTTTTGTTGATAAACATGCGACAGTGAAAGAAAGATTTATTGGTCTTATCCATGTTAAGGAAACATTTTCTGCATTTCTGAAATGTGCTATTGATTCATTGTTTGCTAAACATGGATTGAGTATAAAACAGATAAGAGGACAAGACTATGATGGTGCAAGTAATATGAAAGGTGAATTCAATGGGTTGAGATATCtaattttgagagaaaatagTTCTGCATATTATATCCACTGCTTTGCGCATCAGCTTCAGTTAGTCGTCGTGGCAGTTgctaaaaaacattttgaaattggAGATTTCTTTGATATGATTTCTGTCTTGATAAATGTGGTTGAAGCTTCTTGTAAGAGAAAGGATAGGGTTCGAGATGAATTTCGGAAAAAGCTGGAGGAAGGAATCAATCAAG TTGATTTATTCTCTTTTATCATTAAAATGCTTGAGTGGATCGAAGATGATGGAACTGATAGTACCAAAAGACGACAAGCTAATG TGGCTCTACAAAGGAAAGACCAAGACATTCTGAATGCTATGTCACTAGTGAAATCCACCAAGCAACATTTATTCAATCTCAGAGATGATGGATGGGATTCTTTTCTTAAtgaagtttttcttctt GAGTATAATGATTGTTTCGATGAGGTAAACACCGAATTACTTGGTTGTGTTGCTTCTTTAAGCCCTACTGATTTGTTTCGTGAGTTTGATCAGTTAAAAGTTATGAGATTGGCTGAATTTTATCCACAAGATTTTACTCGTGTTGATTGGAGATCACTCGAGCATCAGCTTGGTCTTTACATTGACAATATTCGGGAAGATGACAGATTTGCTAATTTGAAGAGTCTAGGAGATCTTGCACGTGTTATGATCGAGACAAGGAAACACCTTTCGCATCCTCAGGTTTATCGACTTTTGAAGGTAGTTTTGACTTTACCTATAGCCACTGCTACTGTTGAAAGATGCTTCTCTGCTACTGTTGTGAAGACTACTTTGCGCAACCGTATAAGTGATCAGTTTCTAAACGACTATGTGGTTTGTTTAGTTAAAAGAGAACTATTTGATACGGTGATAAATAAGGTAGTGATCAAAAGATTTCAGAGTATGGAAAATCGTATGATAGCtctatag